A window of Chromohalobacter canadensis genomic DNA:
GCCAAGGCGGTCGTGAGGGCCAACCAGCAGGCGGTGTTCATCGAGCATTGTCTCGAAGTCGACCGATTGGTCCTCGACACCGGAGACGTGCACCAGACCGGTATGTTCGGGGAAGAGGGCCTGTTCCCCGGCGCCGGCATGGTGAAAGGTGTCATGCACAAGGCTGAAGCGATGTGAAAGCTCGAGTTCGCGGATCGTGTCGACGGCGGCCTGCTTGCTACGCAATGAAGAGATCGGGAACCCCAGCGGCTCGACGAAGCCCTGCAGGTCGTAGCGCCCAAGAATACGATCCAGCGCGGTTAGCGCTTCCTTGAGGCCATCACGTTTTTCTTGCTCGGAGGCGTTGTGGTCGGCCCCGACCAAGGGACACAGGACTAGGCCGCGACCACCACAGGCATCGACCAGTTGAGCCAGGTTCTCGGCCTGTTCGGCATGCTCGTCGTTCCAGATGTTGAATGGATAAAGGGCATTGATGCTCAGGATCTCGATACCTTGGTCACGTGCCAGACGGCCTGCCTCCCGGGCCTGGTCGAGTGTCTTGATGCTGTTATCGCCGACGTCGTTGCGTAACTCGATCGCGCTCAGGCCCAATTGGGTAGCGCCGTCAATCAGTTCTCTCACACTCAGGCGCGGACAGATCATGTGGTTCAAGGCAAAACGTGGGGCGTGTTGGGACATGGTGCTTCTCTCTTGACTGGCGAGCTAAGACGCAGGCTCCGGCCATGCCGGCGCGCAAGCGTTGGATTGGAATGAGGTTAGAATATGCGTTCCATTAAATCAATATTTGGAAAATTCCATCTTGCATGGGCGTGTATTTTTTAACCGGGTGATAAAAAATCCTTTTAAAACAATTATTTGTATATTTTCCAATGCTTCGTTGGAATGTGGCCTGAGAGGATGATTAGGCATGGCTCTGCGACCAAAGATGTAGTGGGGGCGTAGGGGGTGAAATTGATCGGAGAAAAAGATCCAGGGCGCAAACAATCGACCCTCTATAGTGAGTGCCGGGTGGGGGCGGCGTTCATGTATCTTGGAGACTGATTGTTCTATACTTTGGTATGTGTGGAATTTTTATTCCATTTTGCCTAGGCTGTCATTTAGTCAGCAGGCTATGTCCGGTGCATCGAACTCGGAGAACAGGCTTCAATGAATCAGTTACCACAAGACTTTGCCGAACTTGAAGCGCGCATCACGGCCGAGTACGGGGCCTTGAGCCGGCGCTTGCAGCAGACGGCGCGCTTTCTGCTTGATCATCCCCAGGAAGTGGCTTTTGCCACGGTGGCCAAGCTGGCCGAACGTGCCGGTGTAACGCCTTCGACATTGATCCGCTTTGCCAACAACTTCGGCTTCAAGGGCTTCTCGGACATGCAGCAGCTATTCCGAACCCGATTGGTCGACGAGTTGCCCAACTACGCCGAGAGGATCCGTGCGGTGCGCACGGCGACTGGCGAGACCCCCGACAGCACCCAGCTTCTCTGGGAGTTCTCCGAGGCCAACCGCGAGGTGCTCGAGGCCTTGCCCAGCCGTATCGATCCGCACGAGCTCGAACGGGCCCTGGATGTACTCGAGCGCGCCGAGATCGTCCATGTGCTGGGTGCACGGCGAAGCTTCGTGGTGGCCAGCTATTTTGCTTATGCCCTGCACCATATCGACAAGCGGGCCTTCCTGATCGATGGCCTGGGAGGGATGCATGGCGAACAGACGAAGGCCGTCGGTATCCGGGATGCCATGCTCGTAGTGAGTTACTCGCCATACGCCCAGGAAACGCGGGATGCCGCAGCCGAGGCCAAAGCGCGCGGAATCCCTATGGTGGTGATCACCGACTCCAGCCTGAGCCCGCTGGCGCGGATGGCCGATATCAGCCTGGTAGTGCATGAAGCGGAAGTGAAGAGCTTTCGTGGCCTGACGGCATCGCTATGCCTGGCGCAGACGCTGGCGATTGCCCTGGGGGTGCGTCAGGACAAGGCGAATGAGCCAGCCCAGGATGAGCCGCAGTCGAAGGGATGACGGCAACGTTCTATGACCAAGAAACGATCTAATCGAATGATAGGAGGGCAGCGCTAATGACTTCACTACTGGTTCGCCCCCAGCAGCCCGACGAGCAGGGCAAGGTGCTCGAAGTGACACCGGAATCCGCCGGTTGGGAGCATGTCGGTTTTCGCGTTCACAAGCTCGAGAAGGGGCAGTGTCTCGAGGCCCATACCGGCGGGCGGGAGCACTGCCTGGTATTGCTCTCCGGCAGGGCCAGCGTCACCAGCGGTCGCCATCGCTGGGAAGATATCGGCGAGCGTATGGACGTCTTCGAGAAGATTCCGCCCTATGCCGTCTATCTGCCCGACGGGGTGGGCTTCAGCGTCGAGGCGCTGACCGATCTTGAAGTGGCGGTATGCAGTGCGCCAGGGCAGGGTAATCACGAGGCGCGGTTGATCGAGCCTGACAACGTCAAGCGGGCGACCCGTGGCACGGGCAGTAACACCCGGCACATCCAGGACATCCTGCCGGAGACCGAGCCCGCCGACAGCCTGCTGGTGGTCGAGGTCTACACACCGGCCGGCAACTGGTCGAGCTACCCGCCGCACAAGCACGACGTCGACAATCTACCCGAGGAATCGATCCTCGAGGAAACCTACTACCATCGCCTTAATCCCTCGCAGGGCTTCGCCTTCCAGCGGGTCTACACCGACGATCGCTCGCTGGACGAAAGCATGGCGGTGGAGGACGGCTGCGTGGTGATGGTGCCGCGCGGTTACCATCCGGTGGGCGCGGCGCACGGCTACGAGCTCTACTACCTCAACGTCATGGCCGGCCCCAAGCGGGTCTGGAAATTCCAGAACGATCCCGACCATGAATGGATTACTAAGCAGCAATGAAGACATGAGCATTAGAGCCCATGCCTAATGTCTCATGGCCATTGTGTGATTGGCTGCAGCTCACGAGGCGGCGGGCGTTTCGGTGGTGCGTTGACGATCCCCCAAGGGGCTTTGTCCGAAATAGCGTTTGTAATCGCGGCTGAACTGCGAGGCGCTCTGATAGCCCACTTGGCTGCCGGCCTGCGCCACTTGGTAGCCTTGCTGAGTGAGCAGCAGACGCGCCTTGAGTAGCCGCAAGCGCTTGAG
This region includes:
- the iolB gene encoding 5-deoxy-glucuronate isomerase; amino-acid sequence: MTSLLVRPQQPDEQGKVLEVTPESAGWEHVGFRVHKLEKGQCLEAHTGGREHCLVLLSGRASVTSGRHRWEDIGERMDVFEKIPPYAVYLPDGVGFSVEALTDLEVAVCSAPGQGNHEARLIEPDNVKRATRGTGSNTRHIQDILPETEPADSLLVVEVYTPAGNWSSYPPHKHDVDNLPEESILEETYYHRLNPSQGFAFQRVYTDDRSLDESMAVEDGCVVMVPRGYHPVGAAHGYELYYLNVMAGPKRVWKFQNDPDHEWITKQQ
- a CDS encoding TIM barrel protein, with the protein product MSQHAPRFALNHMICPRLSVRELIDGATQLGLSAIELRNDVGDNSIKTLDQAREAGRLARDQGIEILSINALYPFNIWNDEHAEQAENLAQLVDACGGRGLVLCPLVGADHNASEQEKRDGLKEALTALDRILGRYDLQGFVEPLGFPISSLRSKQAAVDTIRELELSHRFSLVHDTFHHAGAGEQALFPEHTGLVHVSGVEDQSVDFETMLDEHRLLVGPHDRLGSIAQVQQLLSAGYDRYISFEPFAPAVCNLDDPFTAIQESMDEICRKLTA
- a CDS encoding MurR/RpiR family transcriptional regulator — translated: MNQLPQDFAELEARITAEYGALSRRLQQTARFLLDHPQEVAFATVAKLAERAGVTPSTLIRFANNFGFKGFSDMQQLFRTRLVDELPNYAERIRAVRTATGETPDSTQLLWEFSEANREVLEALPSRIDPHELERALDVLERAEIVHVLGARRSFVVASYFAYALHHIDKRAFLIDGLGGMHGEQTKAVGIRDAMLVVSYSPYAQETRDAAAEAKARGIPMVVITDSSLSPLARMADISLVVHEAEVKSFRGLTASLCLAQTLAIALGVRQDKANEPAQDEPQSKG